Sequence from the Bombus pyrosoma isolate SC7728 linkage group LG3, ASM1482585v1, whole genome shotgun sequence genome:
gagtaaaaaattaaaggaaagagagagtgaaatagaaatttacaataaacttgTATGTTTACGTATAAAAACATTCACTAATGTTATatctaataaaagaaatgtacaTGAAAGTAATGTTGACTGTAACCAAGCTAGCtagtagaaaattgtttttataataaatatcaaccTTCCTATGCATAATGTGTAATCATACCAAATagctataaaaaatatacaatttaaatatcatttataacaatattatcatggtgtatatatcaataaattttttaaatatcaataaatattgttttaatttctatacaaaaatataatattatatctaacAACTTACAGTGACCTTCAAAATTTGGCACATAGATGATATAGAAGGAAATCattattatgtttctttcaattctACGTATTCCTTTGtacaatgaatataataaaataaatttgaagtatgtatgtatacgtctaatacttatataatattattacttggCACTAAATAATTAAgcatgtatttttataaaaaataaaatatgtaatttataattattttcaattgcaataaattacatttatatatgcacaaatttataaatattttataaaaaaagaatatatgaatatgtacAACTGAATACCTGAATTAATACACACCAGAAATTTATGTGAATAGACTTCTCTATTACTGAATTCTTCacaatacattaataaatatacaaatacattttaatatatgaattagTCAATCtcaatttaaagtaaaattaacaagctgtattatataaaatagacttatatctatatatataattaattatatatttgtacatataattaatctattcaacgtaataaatacaattcttGTATTCGTTATACCTTTCAAAATTGTTAACGGTCTTCGTCCGTTTATTTTCCCGCCTTCAAGTactattgttaaaatttgttttttttttagtcaactacaagatattttaatttataaataactcctagatttatttaaattaaaactgaATGTACTAATGAATAGTTTTATTACTGATGTTTCTGAAAATActgaaatttatatgtacaacAGCTGacatatgaaaatttataggTTAAATAGTTTTTGATAGTGCCTAGTACTTACATGTATTCAGTTATTTCTTATTCTACGCGCGAAAAACGGTTTGTTTATGTTTTATTGTGAActattaaaaaacatattgTCACGGTGTATAGTTGCAAATATCTAGTTAAACAAGTACGTATTAAATTAACTgaagtatttaaattattaatattaaaatatatatgataattttgaaatattattaatattaaatatttactgaaataataagataatttttgtattttgctTAAGAGTCATCTGTTTAACATGAAACttcattgtaatataaaagtaaacaatAGATTATTTACAACAAATGTAATAAGAAGAAAGTCACTACGTTCCATAATAACAATTGGGAGACAAACAGTAAAAAATACGGACATATATCTGCTTTGGCAAACATTACAAAATAAGCACGGTACTAAATATAAGGTAAAATGTCTATATCAatacatttcataaattataataatgtatcTAAATatgtgtaaattatttttaaaaaatatatatacatatatatgtaaatataaaatacatatatttttttaggaaaagattgaaaaattctatatttcattttctttcagattaataataatgtagacaaaatatatataaaatttattgatgaAGGAAAAGCTACAATTCGCTTTATAGAACCACCTcatgatttaattattcaatctGATAAAATTCAACTCAAAAGTTTTATTCACATTTTAAAACttgcaataattaaaaagattgatCCATCAGTTcttgatatttcaaatttgaacCCAAAATGTATAAGTTCTGCACCAAAGATTAAGGTAGTAGTTAATAAATCTTCTGAATATCCAACTTTAGAAGGTTTTCCAAGAACAACtgaagaattatatttagtaGGATTAAATAGGAAATCATTCGATAGGCAAATTTTAAGACTCCAAAgcttaagaattttaaatttgtctAACAATCAAATTTCATCTTTACCAAATGAACTTGGCACCTTACAGCATTTACAAGAACTTATTTTATCACAAAACCGGCTTGATAAGGCTTTGAAATGGGTATGGTTAAATCAAGTTGCTATAAGATCTAACTTAAAATTATTGgatataagtaataatttgGTATGTCCATTTCATatcttacaaaaatatttattataagttttacttatatttcattattaaatatattttttaattcagttATACAAATTACCACAACAAATTGGAAAACTTGAGAGTCTTGTTAATTTGAAGGCTAGTCAGAATATGTTATCATTCTTACCACAAAGTCTTGGAAagttacataatttaaaatatttagatctATCAAAAAACAAATTACGTTACTTACCTGGAAGTATAAGGAATTTACATTTGATTACAGTAGACGTATCAAGCAATGAGTTTTCTTCTGTAGATTATGCATTATAttctaaatgtaaaataaatgtgCCAAGTTTAACTGAATGTGCAGCCACGTCATTTCTGAAAACAAGGTTTGTAtgatatgtaatttaaatagcTATTTTAgttttgatttaataattaataacaaaaaatgaagagggaaacatatatatctatCTTAATTTATGTTTGAATTATGATGATGTAGATATATCAatagtagaaatatttaaaaaaaaattttgtttatatagaTGTTCATATGATGCAAGCATAATTCCATTTACATTGGTAAAGTATTTAGATGAGGCAAAGTATTGTCTCTGTGGAAATCCAtgttttcattattatctAAGAAAATTTGTGAGTTTTGATTGCAATATagcaacaaatattataaagtcaACAGAATCTACTCTACTACCATTTGATTGCTACTTCTGTTCAAGTAAATGTGTATATTATGCAatgctttataaataatttattatttttaaattaaactctagaaagatatttaaaaatattatttcaaaaatgtctGCATCCctaattcttatttatatttttttgtacttttacaaATGATGAAGTcattaatgtatataaaagttacagtAATAAGGATTTGTGTTACTTgcattaaattgttttatttattacaaaatatggttgattttatttcataatcctaagtatatataaatgagACCTTTCAGAAGCTaaactgattaatttttacttttgtaaacttagtttcatattaaaataactcATTGCcaattttgagaaatatttataagattaaAACTTTTCTCTACTCTGTAGAGGATGCATCAGTGTATAGAAATAATCAACGTGCTTCCTGAATGGCTGAATGTAAGTAATGTAATGGCtgtatgcaaaataaaaagaaataaagatgcatatataaatatatatttgcattatatataaatttgcattaataaaaaagatactaGTAGAATTTTGATAACTAAAAATCTAACGTATATATGCTAACTTTTGATTTaggatattaattataataatttgtgttTTATTTACTGTGTTTATATCAATAGCCTACTTCTTAACTAAGTTTTGTCAATTATATCTGtatgtacttatatatatgtatgtatttcaaatgtgtaaaacattatgtatttcaGATAATACTATTTGTACAAGATACAGTATTTAAGTGGAAATACTTAAATATCTTCATTATTTTTAGTgtcatagaaaatattttaggatAAAGTTACCTTATTTCTTAGAAGTATATGTAATCATAAGATAAAGTCTTTTTCAAGatcctttttttaaagtagttttaaagttatattttagttaattcaaagttatttatgttttatattttttatgtattaattgacattttttattttgtatacaaGAGTATTAAGATAGTTGTGTCTatgtttacaattttataattacttacaattacacttacaattttaaattcattaaaaatgtatgGAAGACAatgagaatataaatataagaatactactttgcatttttctttgtctctCATATGCaaagttttgtaaaattaaaattgaaatgttttttaaactCGACATTTCTAAACATTTGATCTTCATACTTCTGTAtggataatgaaaaaaaaaactgtctGGTATACGGGGTGTCCCATTAGAAGTGTTATATGCAATTATTGAATgaactattataatataataatactgaACTATTCGTTATTcataaaagcaaaattttGTTACGAGGAGGACACTTTGTGATGGTTACGAATTTTGTATTGGTAGACATATCTCCGACATTTCAAGTTGATCCTTGCTTTTTTATATCGAACCATGTATATGTTTTCATTCAATTCATTTCGTTCCGACAATCCGTTTCGTGATGAATTCATCAGTCTATACTTAGTATGTTGGTTTTATAAGGTCATTTATTGCCattcaaaatttatcttcTTGGGACATTCAGAAATGGTTCCTTATCTTCTGCATTTGAAACGACGATTTTAAACGTTAATGTAGCGATTTACTCTATCCCTTGATAATAGTCCACTCCTTTGAAACTTTTAGAACTAACTAATTATTGTTGGTAAATATCTCTAATACAATTCTTCATATTATTAGAAGTAGTGGGTTCTTCCTGATAAACTTAATCTCTTATAAAGTTTTACAAGGAAAAGTTTGGAGATATTAAATCCTTGGTGGCAAGGGTGTCCTATTTCCTCTTCCTATCCAAATATACAGAAAGGCAATCTAGTAGCACATATCCTCTGTTTGTAAACAAAagtaacaataaattacatcAACGAGATTTTGATTCATGTTTACGGCCGGAATTGACAAAATATTCCAGTAAACAAAATCTTAGGGTCGTTTAATAAAGATATGATTTGAAGAGCAGTAAATGACCTTGAATGACCTTGAAAGATCTTGAGAGGCCAACATTATAAATCGGAGAATTCGTCGCGGAACAGGCTATACATCTGCTGTCGGTCTAAGTGGAACCATATTCCATTTAAGAAAGTTGACaatataattccattaaaaaaacaaaggtTAGCCTGTATCTGTTACCCTGTAACAGACACTGTTACTTTGTGAACAAAAAGTGTATggttctattttaaaaaatgctaatgattttaaaatttcataaagataagtttgaaaaaaagttTGATTTTCTACcataagaattatttgaaaaaaaatttgtttctttaccataagaatcttttttcataaaactgaaaataaaacacagaTATTTAGGAGTTCTTGTTCAAGTGTTGTACCctgtataatatattgcattttatatatagtattattaacACTTCTCTTTTAATctatttgcttttaatttacaatggtatataaaacatatctcttaaaattatttgcattgTAGAACATACAGAATGTTTATTATCCacagatttatttttaaaaaaattaaacattattagAAGGAAAACtggtttttataaatttagtttaatcAATCCTATCTCaaacgtaaataattaatttttatacaattattctaCAATACTCTAATTTCTTTTACCTATGATATTCcattttagaattattaaaactagtaatattatacaatatatattatattattattatcattgtttatagtgtattttgatatattaaaactatatcttaataatgttttaaatttaaaaatatgtttttaatttgcagaaggaaatttaaagtatataatttatattagtatgaaaaaatatttattacactttTAATCAGTAAAAAGACATTATACAaacaatatacaaattatttttattttttatagcaTTTTATAGCTATTATTAATCAATTCATTAAAAGATGAATCTTGTAAAGTCTATTTAGTTATTagcataattataatattttagcaaGTTTAGCAAGTACAGTAGAAAAAACTCCGTTTATATGAACTCTATTTgtatgaacaaaattttagtaGTTAACTGAGCTTAAAATTAACTGAACTTTAGCTGAactcatattattttattttattacttaattacCACCGAGCGTCAATCCACTTATATGAACGTCTAACAATAAGATGTAAACAGTAGGAGTACGCGTTATGTGACCCATTCTCATGTTTCACAGTAGATAcaaatttgtaacattattatgtattatgtatgaACTCCAATTAACTGAACGAAAAATTGTAGGTGGTGGGgagaaatatgtatgtaggtGGATCCCTATTACAGGGTGATTCAATAAGAAGAACTATCTAAAATAACTcgttatctatatttattattatttatcgaaaaacattttaaacgaattatgTTACATTTAAAAGTATTCATCAGATTGATACAACactatttttttgtattctgagatcatttttttttaaatggtatttaaaaaattatttaaacagcTTTTAAATGGcttcgtataatttaattgtctctgatacattaaatttgacaaattaaagTTATAATATCTACTAACGGTTTTCAGTATAAATAGGTTAATACTTTTTTTGTAAAGAATGTCCAGCAGAATCGATTAATGTCATAGAAAATATACgctatcatttaaaaaattcaaggtCATCTTGACATGtcagaaaatataagatattagaaaagaaatgagTTCATTGAAATGCAACATAATCCATTTAAGACGTTTCTCGATAAAACCAACAGATAacaagttattttatatagtattcctTATTAATTTACTCTGTACATGGACGACGGTTATATGAATCAACTTGTCTCTTGAAAGGTTCATACATATAAACTGAGTTCTACtgtgtttaaatatatttttagaagtagaaaaaatataaagtcaATATACCTATTGcgaagatatatataaaaactaTATCATTTAGAACAAAGATATGATTTTTTTATCTACATCTCTTAACAAAAATCTTCATTTTAAgatatgaaaaagtaaaataatccATTTTTTGAaagctatattattataatgatactatcaaactaaaaaaattgcaataaatataacgtaacataattttttttaatattcggaacataaaatttatatataataaaaaattaaactatttattttcgttaaaagatactttttaaaagtaacagctattaatttttacttatttaaattattttttgtccATTTTACGTGGttttacaaaatcaaattCACTATCActcatattaataaaaaattgtcgtGCTGtaattgctttttttttacctATGTGTGCTACAGAAaagtcaatatttttatatttattttcatctataCGACCATGAACTTGTAAAGATTGAACTAATACCTCTGGATCTTCTGgaaatggaattaatttcatacagTTTTCTTGACTTAAACTACTTGATgaaggaatattttcattctataaaaatactttaaattattgattatatctatgataaaaataactaGAATAAATAACTAGAAATGATTCTATATACAGACCTGAATGTTGCTTTGtcttatatttgtacaatcttTTGGTACATGTAAATCGTTTATTGATATTGTGTGACTTTTTAAAAGCCCTTTAATCACTGCATTTTTATTAAGACCACATTTTTTTAAAGCACTTTCTACATTTTCAGTATTGTTTTTATCTTTAGCACTAGTTTCTAACATGGAAATTCCATTATAAGTTTCCGTAGttgaattttcataatcaCAATTATCAGACTTTAAATTCTCCTTAAAAGTATAATCTTTGGATTTTAAACTAGCTTTCATTTGTCTAAGTTTCCAATGTTCCTCAAgtttttcatttgaatagTTAACACCACAATTGGCCTGTAAAACAAAATCTATTTGTATCTCCCATGTATATATCataagttttaaattaatatatatatatattatatttacttctATAATGGAGgatgcaatttcattttcatgtaTGCTACGCTCTTGAAGTACATCATGTTGGCCATCGTTACAATCATAATCATACAACTATAAAgagtaacatttaaaataatttaagaattaaatataatt
This genomic interval carries:
- the LOC122577995 gene encoding uncharacterized protein LOC122577995 isoform X1, which gives rise to MSLYADIQKVTQIPQTDENVVFVRRKESNTVKRNPKLKKFKPPQNVNLYDYDCNDGQHDVLQERSIHENEIASSIIEANCGVNYSNEKLEEHWKLRQMKASLKSKDYTFKENLKSDNCDYENSTTETYNGISMLETSAKDKNNTENVESALKKCGLNKNAVIKGLLKSHTISINDLHVPKDCTNIRQSNIQNENIPSSSSLSQENCMKLIPFPEDPEVLVQSLQVHGRIDENKYKNIDFSVAHIGKKKAITARQFFINMSDSEFDFVKPRKMDKK
- the LOC122577993 gene encoding leucine-rich repeat protein 1; translated protein: MKLHCNIKVNNRLFTTNVIRRKSLRSIITIGRQTVKNTDIYLLWQTLQNKHGTKYKINNNVDKIYIKFIDEGKATIRFIEPPHDLIIQSDKIQLKSFIHILKLAIIKKIDPSVLDISNLNPKCISSAPKIKVVVNKSSEYPTLEGFPRTTEELYLVGLNRKSFDRQILRLQSLRILNLSNNQISSLPNELGTLQHLQELILSQNRLDKALKWVWLNQVAIRSNLKLLDISNNLLYKLPQQIGKLESLVNLKASQNMLSFLPQSLGKLHNLKYLDLSKNKLRYLPGSIRNLHLITVDVSSNEFSSVDYALYSKCKINVPSLTECAATSFLKTRCSYDASIIPFTLVKYLDEAKYCLCGNPCFHYYLRKFVSFDCNIATNIIKSTESTLLPFDCYFCSSKCVYYAMLYK
- the LOC122577995 gene encoding uncharacterized protein LOC122577995 isoform X2; this encodes MSLYADIQKVTQIPQTDENVVFVRRKESNTVKRNPKLKKFKPPQNVNLYDYDCNDGQHDVLQERSIHENEIASSIIEANCGVNYSNEKLEEHWKLRQMKASLKSKDYTFKENLKSDNCDYENSTTETYNGISMLETSAKDKNNTENVESALKKCGLNKNAVIKGLLKSHTISINDLHVPKDCTNIRQSNIQKIQRY